From a single Nicotiana tabacum cultivar K326 chromosome 8, ASM71507v2, whole genome shotgun sequence genomic region:
- the LOC107829552 gene encoding galacturonosyltransferase 8: protein MALRSSYRTPFSDRSIAVSGTGIRLTFKLFASFLTVSVFLLLALSFLFTSSSDPSDLSVGNSHDLYRGGSLRRSVLALKSDPLKPRLDQIKKQADDHRALALAYASYARKLKLENSKLVRVFAELSRNFTDLISKPSYRTLFDSDGNSMNESVLRQFEKEVKERIKVTRQVVAEAKESFDNQLKIQKLKDTIFAVNEQLTKAKKQGAFSSLIAAKSIPKSVHCLAMKLMEERIAHPDKYTDDMKPTPPEFEDPSLYHYAIFSDNVLAASVVVNSAVKHSKDPSKHVFHVVTDKMNLGAMQVMFKMKDYNGAFIEVKSVEDYKFLNSSYVPVLKQLESAKLQQFYFENKLENATKDTTNMKFRNPKYLSILNHIRFYLPELYPKLHRILFLDDDIVVQKDLTGLWKIDMDGKVNGAVETCFGSFHRYAQYMNFSHPLIKEKFNPKACAWAYGMNFFDLDAWRREKLTEEYHYWQSLNENRTLWKLGTLPPGLITFYSTTKPLDKSWHVLGLGYNPSISMDEINNAAVVHFNGNMKPWLDIAMNQFRPLWTKYVDYENEYVQACNFGL, encoded by the exons ATGGCTCTCCGGAGCTCCTACCGAACTCCATTTTCCGATCGGAGCATCGCCGTTTCCGGCACCGGAATTCGGCTCACGTTCAAACTCTTCGCCTCTTTTCTTACTGTCTCTGTTTTCCTTTTATtagctctctcttttctcttcacTTCCTCCTCCGATCCTTCCGATCTCTCCGTC GGAAATTCACATGATTTATATAGAGGTGGATCACTACGAAGATCAGTTTTAGCTTTGAAATCCGATCCATTGAAGCCGAGGCTTGATCAAATTAAGAAGCAAGCAGATGATCACCGTGCATTGGCTCTAGCTTATGCTTCCTATGCTCGTAAGCTGAAGCTCGAGAACTCAAAGCTCGTTCGAGTTTTTGCTGAGTTATCTAGGAACTTTACAGATCTGATTTCAAAACCTTCATACCGCACACTGTTTGACTCGGACGGGAACTCTATGAATGAGTCGGTGCTTAGGCAGTTTGAGAAAGAGGTGAAGGAACGGATTAAAGTCACCCGACAAGTTGTTGCTGAGGCAAAAGAGTCATTTGATAATCAATTAAAGATTCAGAAGCTGAAAGACACAATTTTTGCTGTCAATGAGCAGCTAACGAAGGCGAAGAAGCAAGGTGCTTTCTCGAGCTTGATTGCTGCAAAGTCGATCCCGAAGAGCGTGCATTGTTTGGCAATGAAGTTAATGGAAGAGCGAATCGCACATCCAGATAAGTATACTGATGATATGAAGCCTACTCCACCAGAATTCGAGGATCCTAGTCTTTATCATTATGCAATTTTCTCTGACAATGTGCTTGCTGCTTCAGTTGTGGTGAATTCGGCAGTTAAACACTCAAAAGACCCATCGAAGCATGTGTTTCATGTGGTGACTGATAAAATGAATCTTGGGGCTATGCAAGTTATGTTCAAGATGAAAGACTATAATGGAGCTTTTATTGAAGTGAAGTCAGTCGAGGATTATAAGTTCCTGAATTCTTCTTATGTTCCAGTACTTAAACAACTTGAATCTGCAAAACTACAGCAGTTTTACTTCGAGAATAAGCTCGAGAATGCAACAAAGGATACAACTAATATGAAATTCAGGAACCCGAAGTATCTCTCAATATTGAACCACATTAGATTCTATTTACCAGAACTGTACCCCAAGTTGCATAGAATATTGTTCTTGGATGATGATATAGTTGTTCAGAAGGATTTGACAGGTTTATGGAAGATAGATATGGATGGTAAGGTGAATGGAGCTGTGGAGACATGTTTTGGTTCATTCCATCGTTATGCACAATACATGAATTTCTCACATCCTTTGATCAAGGAGAAGTTCAACCCCAAAGCTTGTGCATGGGCTTATGGAATGAACTTCTTTGACTTGGATGCTTGGAGGAGGGAGAAGCTCACTGAGGAATACCATTACTGGCAGAGTCTG AACGAAAACCGAACCTTATGGAAATTGGGTACACTGCCTCCAGGTTTAATCACATTTTATTCTACTACGAAGCCACTCGACAAGTCTTGGCATGTGTTGGGGCTTGGCTACAATCCAAGCATAAGCATGGATGAGATCAATAATGCTGCAGTTGTCCACTTTAATGGGAATATGAAGCCATGGCTTGATATTGCAATGAACCAATTTCGGCCCCTTTGGACAAAGTATGTGGATTATGAAAATGAGTACGTGCAGGCATGTAATTTCGGTCTTTAA